The window ggctgctgatggcaaagcagggATTCAAATTCATGACCATGACAGCGTTCAACCACAGAGTCTCTCTCAGCTGggatttacatttatatatcaGAATCTGGACACCAGAACTTCTATAATTGGGCTGGAAgaggaaacaaacaaattattaaacctataaataaataaataaataaatagtttattCATCCACAAACAATTCATTTTAAAGCGTAAACAGAAATGAAGCCACTAACAGCTGTGTCTGGAACTGCGCTGGCATTTCTCCACCTGAACTCGGTGACATGAGTGAAGCGCTGACCCGTCTCCGCAACAGTGTGAGCGCTTACCTGAGACTCACCGCAGCCTGGCGGGACCAGgagcgcattgtttcaaagctCTAAGCGGgttaattattaattacagCACAGTTTAAACATCACAGCCCAGTGAGCAAATACGGACGAGTTACGCTCCtacacacctccacacacacacacacacacacacacacacacacacacacacacacacacacacacacacacacaccttaaacaGGACCTAAAGCTCCTGGCCTGGCGGAGAAAAGGCACCGTCTTGGTGACGGGGTTACGAGTGAGGAAAAGCAGCCAGCAAAAACAATCTGGCGGATGAAGccgatttatttattcactggtGAAGAAAATGGAAATCCCTGCCTCTCTCAGTCAAGTTGAAAATTGTGAAACTGCTGTACACTCCAATCCGCCACTGCAGGGCTTAAGAGGCACTTAAAAAGCCGGGCTGGGCCTTAAACCATCGAGGGAGTGAAAGCGTGTTCTAGGcaatgagagagtgagtgagagagatagagagagtgagagtataCGTGATTCTTCTCACAAAGACTTCTCCACTTCATCTCTTTAATAAACCTACAGACCAAAAAAaactagatggacaaaagtattgggacatgcctaatgccaggcatgacattgagctgtggagcagtggaagaactgtgttctctggaatgaaggtggtggagctccatccagtacttttgggacgctgagttggggagttggggttgaTAAGgtgggtggtggggtggggtggtgatcatcatccaacatcctgacctcactaacgctcctgttgccgaaagcaatcaaatcctcacagcaatgctccttcagaatgtactagaaagtcttcttccctgacagttactccaacaaaaacaggagaaactctgtttaatagccttgatttcagaagaaacaattaatgaacaggcgtcccaatacttttgtcaatagtgtatgtatgtttaaaaCACCTCGGGCACCTGAAAAGTTTGCATATGTCTGTCTAAactaacacacatacataaataaataaagatctgGATCTTTGGCTCTGATGCCAGGCCTCCTGATGACGtttctgcagctgctgctgtggaTAATGAAGTTCCCTCCCTGAGCAAACATGCCAACCACAAACTAGTGTGTGAGACTTGAGCTGACCTCAAGCTAAAGAGCTAAACGCAAGCAAACGACACAAGAGAGCAGACTGCTTACACAGCACTACCCCACAGCACTGGCCCAGCAGTGACTTCACTCCAATCACAGCCCTGATCTTCAGACTGTCCACGTACTCCACTTCGTGGGTGTCAAAATACGGCAGAATCCATCTTTACTTTCCATCCATGATTAAAACGCAGCCTCTTAGCCCTTGGTCATATACAGTACATCACTCACCAGCAGTGAAGTCCTTGTTCAGGTCGATGAAGGCGTTGGAGTGAGGAACGCGGATCTTCACGTCAGAGCTGAGAGCTCTTTCACACCGAGGCTTTCTGCACAACAAACAGACAAATCCAATCAGCAATGTCATACatgacctgtaagacaacagtCTGCATTGATTAAGACCAACAAagtgtttctattaaaatgCCTCACCGGTCACGGAGATAGCAAACCTCCGTCACACCGCTCACCACTCCGAAAACGTCTGGAATCATGTCTCCGTTAAAGCTGCAGTGGAAGAAACGGAAACACAAGGCTTCTCAAAACACACTCAGAAATACAGCGCTTTAACCAGCCAGGGCTGGACTCAGCCCACAGGTCACCCACTGATGCTCCTACCTGCTACCtctttaacaacaacaaaaacaacaacaacaacaatcatttatattataataatcattttaacaTACATTGTTGCATAATTGTAAGagttatatattaattaaaagtgtattttattatatgttACATATCATTAAttctattatcattattattggcacatttattatattatatttaaatattttagtaaACATTTTcgcaaaaagtattttattaattaattacttacttacttacttaatgaattaattaattatcataattattattattaataatacttcCCCAAATCAGCTTTGTAATGAATTTAcagactaataaataaataaataaataaataaataaactagacaaaaatattgggaaacatctaatgccaggcaaaataataaattatttatttattagtagtagtaaaagtagtaataatattaaaaacaacaacaacaacaacaacaataataataataataataaagcattttTCATACATTATGAAATGTTTTACAGTACATAGTTacaacagcattaaaaaaattaagtgtatatatataattaaatacaaataGAACAATAACAGACTGCCCAATCTAAGGGGAATAAAACTAGGAAAAggcaatttaaataaattaataacaagttaagaaataaatgaaatacataTAAGACAAGATCAGATAAATAATAAAGTGCATAGTGTTAATTAGCTTGATTAGATAATCTTGATAAAGATAAATGTTTTAAGTTCTGGTTTAGAAATGTCCACTGCCCCGCCTCTCTGACACTGTTCGGTACAGTGCCCCACAGTCTGGGGGTGTAGTGGATGAAGGCTGCTTCCCTAATTCTGTTTATTGGCTGTTATTAGACTGTCTGTGAGAGACGCTCACTTACactgaactattcctttagTGTTAAAGACTTTCATATTGTAGTGCACAGACAGGGCGGGGCCAACAGTAACAGGGTGGAGGCCCAAATACAAACAGAGTGAATGTACTTACTCCATAACCAGGGGCTGGTCAGTAAAGGTCACATTGAGGTCAACTCTGTCAGCCTGGTCTGAAGGAGAACATTGAGAAGTCAGAGGAGTGACTGAACACCATCAATATTACGACTGCtgcacattaaaataataactatCAAAAAAGCTTCATTAGAAACCCTTCTCTTAGAGCTCCACCTTGCCAATCTACAGTTAGAGAAAGGGGTTTatggccagtaagtggatatgcacaaggtaggtgtttctaataaagtggccagtgagtggatatgcacaaggtaggtgtttcttataaagtggccagtgagtggataagcacaaggtaggtgtttctaataaagtggccagtgagtggatatgcacaaggtaggtgtttctaataaagcggccagtgagtggatatgcacaaggtaggtgtttctaataaagcggccagtgagtggatatgcacaaggtaggtgtttctaataaagcggccagtgagtggatatgcACAAGGtagacgtttctaataaagcggccagtgagtggatatgcACAAGGtagacgtttctaataaagcggccagtgagtggatatgctcagggtaggggtttctaataaagtggccagtgagtggatatgctcagggtaggggtttctaataaagtggccagtgagtggatatgttcagggtaggggtttctaataaagtggccagtgagtggatatgcTCAGGGTAGGGGTCTCTAATGACGCAGATGGTAAATGTTCTTCTCTGATGTTGAATTCACAGCTTTACCCAGGGTCTGGTTATTCCCCCAGAAGATGAACACTTTTGTCTGTTGGACATCGGAGCCTTTTGGGTGACCGGTGAGGAGAACATCCATCTGAGAATCTCCATCATAGTCTCCTGGGACAACACTGCTGATGATGATATCACTGAAAGAGTGAGAAGACGGCAACCATGGAACAGTGTGAACAGATGGGCAGAGGACAGCATTAATGGTTCAGTACTTTGATAGGTAATTTATTGATCCCCAGGATCAATAAATTAGCAAGTTCAATAACTACAGCAGTTCGTATCTGGTGGGTGTTTACTAACGGCTATAGGAAGCATGGACGCCGTGGTTCTCTTCCCTTCtattctatagaaatgaagcctgGACTGTACGCCTTGTTGTCAAatctgcaaccagagtctgcgcaGTACCCCTTCAGTAGCCCCGCCCCCTCCTCCCAGGccgagcctcagtgtctcagaccgtcttcactgagcttccagcgcacaagcagagcggatttccccTCGATTATAAGTCTGTCCGGTAAGTCGAACATgtcctccatgtactgaacagaaaggGTGGGTGCCTCTGACAGGCCTCTTCCTAcagccaaggctgtctgtcaatcacttcatttctaagtgtagccccgccctcttacagtagagcagagtaagggttacTCAGTGATTTTTGAGGGataattaaaaactgtagacagtttagaggaggaaaatgggcggggctgttttgtcattgaaacatatggggatgggtggagctaccGTCATACCGccaccagccagcagaggcgctagacctgtggctgcttcacttttgagagacgcTGTGCAGTCCATGTTTTCTATGGTCACTGGTGTCTTCAGCGATCACCTGAACCTTACCTGGGGAAAACGTCCTTGGCGAGATGCACCTTGGGTTTGAAATAAGGAGCTTTGAGATCAGCCAAGAAGATCAGCAGCTCTGactctggaaaaaataaataaatcaagagAACATTTTGAGAAGTGAGAAAAACAAAGACGaaattatctagaacatggtggaacatATACATGATCGTAGATCTAGAACACGATGGAATAAATGGTAGATCTATAACATAGTAGATATATAATGATAAACTCTGACATGGCAAGATATCTGGAACATGGTGGAACACAAATAGGTCGGTATATCTAGAACTCAATCATCATAAGATCATTAGATATAGAAAGGCTGGAACGTTTATAAGATGATCGCTGATAATGAGACCATGGTGTATATCTGCAACATCGTAGAACACACTAGATAGAACATGGTGGACTTATATGCAATATCAGATCTAGAACATAGTAAAGCACATACAGAGTGATATACATGGAACATATATAGGATGGTGGATCTAGAACGTAATGGGATACATGGTAGATATGTAACATGGTGGATGAATACACAGAGAAAGACCTAGAACCTGAAGAAACATATGGTGGATTTGTAGAGGACAGTAGATCTACAACACAGTCAACCACACAGGATGGTGGATATATAGCACTGTGAACTTATGGATGGCAATTTATCTAGAACATAGTGGCACACAAATGGGTTGGTAAATCAAGAACACTTACAGTAAGAAAGATCTTACTTTTATAACATTGTAGAacacactatatagaactaGGTCTATAGGACTACACTGTACATGGTAACATATGTAGAACTTGGTACAACAGCAGATCTAGAACATAGCAAAGCACATACAGAACAATGGTGGACGAATACACAGAGAAAGACCTAGAACTcgaaaaaacacacagtggatTTGTAGATGATCGCTGATCTACACCATGGTCGACCATGTTCATTGTGAACTCATGCGTGGCAATATATCTAGAACATAGTGGTGCACAAATGGGTTGGTAGATTCAGGTAACAAGAAAGATATAGAAAAGCTGGAACCTTTATAACATGATGATAATGAGACCATGGTGTATATCTGCAACACTGCAGAACACACTATGTTGAACTAGGAGGACTACATGGTACACACATGTAGAACATGGTGGCCTTACATGCAACAGCAGATCTAGAACATAGCAAAGCACATACAGGACGATGATAACTGATCTAGAACATGGTGGACGAATACACAGAGCAAGACCTAGAACTTGAAGAAACACACGGTGGATTTGTAGATGATCGCTGATCTACACCATGGTCGGCCACGTTCTTCGTGAACTCATGCGTGGCAATATATCTAGAACATAGCGGAGCACAAATGGGTTGGTAAATCTAGAACACTTACAGTAAGAAAGATCTTACTTTTATAACATTGTAGAacacactatatagaactaGGTGGACTACACTGTACATGGTAACATATGTAGAACATGGTACAACAGCAGATCTAGAACATAGCAAAGCACATACAGAACAATGGCGGACGAATACACAGAGCAAGACCTAGAACCTGAAGAAACACACGGTGGATTTGTAGATGATCGCTGATCTACACCATGGCCGGCCACGTTCTTCGTGAACTCATGCGTGGCAATATATCTAGAACATAGCAAAGCACATACAGGACGATGATAACTGATCTAGAACATGGTGGACGAATACACAGAGCAAGACCTAGAACCTGAAGAAACACACGGTGGATTTGTAGATGATCGCTGATCTACACCATGGTCGGCCACGTTCTTCGTGAACTCATGCGTGGCAATATATCTAGAACATAGCAAAGCACATACAGGACGATGATAACTGATCTAGAACATGGTGGACGAATACACAGACCAAGACCTAGAACCTGAAGAAACACACGGTGGATTTGTAGATGATCGCTGATCTACACCATGGTCGGCCACGTTCTTCGTGAACTCATGCGTGGCAATATATCTAGAACATAGCGGCGCACAAATGGGTCGGTAGATCTGAAACACTTACACTTACAGTAAGAAAGATCTAGAAAGGGCGGAACACAAAATATAGAACTAGGAGGACGACATGGTGAGGTGCGGGGTGGGGGGCGTAGACTGTGGAACATGGAGAACCATAGCATCGTCAGGACACGTAATgcatgatgataatgatgatgatgatctagAACACAGTGGTGGAGATATGACATACGAGATATACGATACAGATCTAGGCATAACAGTCATTACAGAACAAGCTGAAGATGCACAGGGCGGGAGATCTAGAACATGATGGAACACTTAGTATCTAGAACAGGTATCTACAGCTTCAGGAACAGGGTAGGAGCTCATGCTGAAGTGACAGTCGTTTCTTAGAGCTTGTGTTGagcatttaataattatattcattaaaaatgataatTAGAAGGTGTTAATGAGAGGGAGGGCCAGGTGCTCCTCCTAGAACCAGGGGATCCAGGGTTCATACAGGGTTAGTTAGCTAGTCCTGAGGCTCATAATAAACCATGGCAGCTCAGGCATGCCTCTGGAAAGCCTCTGGAAAGCCTCTGGAGCACCGACAACACCTCCCTGAGCAGTTCTGAGGGGTGACAGCTTTATTAGGGAGCACAATCAGGCTGATTAGAGCATTAGCTTTAgccagctagcattagctttagccaGCTAGCCTCAGCCCTGTACTTACGCTTTCTAATGACGAAAACATCCGTCTGCTTATCCGAGTTAAAATCACCGAAAGCGGCTACAGTCCCCTCGTTTTCCGCCCCGAACAGATCCGTGGTCACGTCCTGAAGCCCAAACGCGCCGTGGTGAACAAAAAAGCCCACAAATAAGGCTAAAATCGAGCTAAAGCAGGGCGGCCACATCCTGACAGCCGGAGATGACCAAAAGACTACAAAAGTCGGAACACGGCGCGCTGCTTTACGGCAAACggaatttacttttttttattttttatttttggtaaGTCAATACAAgacgtatttatttattaaaaaacacaaactaaAATACCAAATAAACacgtttattttatttaaataataaatacaaatataacgAGAAACGCCTCGCTGACGTCACGACTTTACGGCCGCGTCGTGCTGGAGTGTCAGTGAGGAGGTAAACATGGCCACTTTAGCTGATGTCggctggaagctgctggagttTAAAGCCCGGTCCAAACGTTCAGGTTCGGTTCTTTCACATGCACGGCGTCGTCTGCGACCTGAGCTGATGTGTTCTACTTCCACGTGTGGTTTTTATCGCATGTCATGTAGTTATTTCGCGTTaaatctgcatgtgtgtgtgtgtgtgtgtgtgtgtgtgtgtgtgtgtgtgtgtgtgtgtgtgtgtgtgtcagtgtaacAGGGGCTGAAGCCTTAAAGGTCAGTCTTTGGGTTCGGGCTATTTTAAGACCCCAGCCCAACATCCCTCAAGGGTTGCAATGGATGATCTGCAGCTTCAGGACCTTTGTTAGATTTCTGTCTTTGATGTAAAACATGAAGGCCTCGTTTAAGCACAGTGTTGCTCAACCTGTGGCCtgtgttctttacattgagcTGAATGGAGACTAAGACTCTTATTTTGAAAGCTTTAGGCCTAGTTTGAGCCAAAAGTGGCTAAAGTTAAGGTCAGTGCTTTATTGACCAGGGTTTTATGtccaaattatttaaaaaataattggaaatagtcttaaatgTCTTAATATCTAGTTTGAGATTATTGTTTATAACTGCTATTGCTTATTTTTAAGTTATTTTATCTACAGGAGTTGTGTTTACCCATTGTCGGATCCCTATGTAGGGCATGGGGGTTGTTTTTAGTAAGGCCCGGCCACCAGATAGCATCCTGAGGCCACCAGATAGCATCCTGAGGCCACAAGTTAAGTTTCTGGTTCcccaaataataaaatgaggccacaagataatatctGGAGGTCACGAAACCAGGTACTAGGGGTCAGACTTCATTTAAGCTAATTACTGATGTAGTGATGTGTTTTCTTAAAGGgtaattttacacatttttacacatttctgcataattcagcgGTTTTAGATGGACCAGTCATTCTGggtgggggtttggtgtgaaattgtggTTAATTGTCGAAAAATATACAGACTTTTAAGCGATTGGTGAAATTTCCCTTTAATAAAACTGGACTACAGTAGATAAACACATCATGACCTGCATGAGATTGAGATGAAAATCTGTACTCAGACCTTCAACCACATGTTAACACGTCATCATCTAGTCTGACCTATTTGGTGGGGATGCACCGATATAGGAACAACACCAGTGTCCGATATTTTCCATGTACGCATCCGCTGATAACATTTACGCTTATAAATGTAGAATTTGGAGTAAATCTACCTGGGTTAGCATTACAGAGACATACAGCACTTTGTAGAGGGTAACAAATGCAGTAGGATCAATCAAATGTAGATATTTTAGGACTGTAGTTCAATATTCAGGATCAATTATCAGACAGCTCTGCTTATCGATCTGATACCGGTACGGTTCCAATATCCTCGTGCATCCCTGCTGTTTGATCCGCTCAGATTCACTGACTGAAATTGTGTTGCATGACTTGCTGTGTAATTCACTGTAATTTGTCTTCTTCCACTAATGCTCCACTAACCTGCAGAGTTTCAGTAGGGTTGTAGTATAGCTGGGAGAGAGGAGGGCGGTAGCAATCAACTAACGAAAAATGGCCTCCACTGCCAGTGAGAATTCCAGTCCGCGACACAAACTCAGCAGATATGGTAAGTCGTGCTGCAGTGATTGGGTTCATGGGTTCATGTTCACCCCCTCATAAAACACGCCGTCCCCACAGAGCTGTAGGCCTGAGCCAGTCTGGGTACCAGTGCTGGCCTGGGATCACTTCACTCGTATCATAGCGTATaatatagcattaatatccatttCTGTGATATTCTATACTATAATATTTAGAATTGATTGTACAtgatgtgtccaaaagtttgtggacacctgctcctccagttTCTATTAAACTAAAGTAAAGTCTATTAATAGTTATTAAAAGTTTGCCCCTATTTGCTTCCAAGGGGAAGgtggtgttgttatccactacgctACACGGTGATGGTAGACCCCACTGGAGTCTGTAATAAGGTTATAGGCCCCTGACTTAGAGCTTGTGTTGACATTTGTTTTGGGTCGTTGGACCATGTTCAGATTTTACTTTATAAACATTTAAGCTGATAATTTTGGGCATTTTTGCTTGATCAAACCTGGCTAGTGTGCCCCCTAGTGGTTCAAAATACATCAAAATTGGTGTCTGTAACTCCACTCTAATTGGTGGAGGTCATTTCAATGAGATTCACTGGGACAGATGGGTTTTGCACACATGACTTCCTAGAGCGgagcaatatgacgatattttatcgtattgtgaaaattgttgttattgtgatgaTGGTATGATGGCCAATGCGCTGCCACTACGGCCCAGGGGTCATGAGTTCGAATCTCGAgcaatgctgctttgccatcggcagACGGAGTCTGAGTGAGCGCAATTGGTCGCGCTCTCTTTTcgggtaggtagatggcgctctctcttctctcaatACTCTTAAAGCGACGATCGCCAGCATTAGCTGAtatggtggagctggagacccaacgctttcctccaagtgtggCTGACCGACGTCGGCACATCGGCAGCAGCTAGAAAAGAGGGGTGGATGGCTTTATATGTATCGGAGGAGAGTGTCGAACCAAATTAGGAGAAACAGGGAAAATTTActcaaacaattaaaaaaacgtTGCATTGTTGTCATAAAATCTTTAGGTTTTCCATTTCTGAGGATTTTTCCTCCATGTAAAGTTTCAGAACCCCTGTTTTAGTGAACAGGGAGTCGTTTCAGACTGCTACACAGCTCATTGATAAACTAAAGGAGCAACCTTCAGACCCCGAACACGTCCTGGTGAGACAAAATCTGTGTATTAGCCAATCATATCTTTATCGCCTCCCTGTGTCATCTTTTTCTATCGATTTTTCAATCAGCGCTGTTCTTAGAAGGTTACTTAGCAACTGGAATCGGGTCTCTCCGGGCTGTGCGGTAGAACCTAAATGAGATGAATCTCTCATTTTCCTGTTGGATGTGCGGCGCTTTAGACGGAGTTATCTTAAAAGCGATGGCTTTGTCCCTGCTACTTAAAAGCTGATGGAAATTATGCTAATTTGCCCGGAAATGGGAATTTTCAGTACCTGAGGTATTGACCCTGGGTCGAttccattaaaatgtaaatCACTCCAAAGTTAAATGTGTCTGAAATGGTGCTTTCAGCTGAAGGGGTTTTCCCTCAGAGTCGCTCTCTGCCTCAGAGCCAAACCAAATTCACGGCTGCTGGACCTCCGTGTTCGTCCGGGCTCGAACCGGACGCTCGAGAGATTTTCCTCCTACCCCTCCTCATCCAGTCCACCTGCTTCCTATGGCGTTAGGCTATTTTCCAACCTTAATTCTATccattagaattaaacaggctgttacTGCTTCTCTTAGactgatatgtaaattagctctgttctggttggctggcttgTTGAAAACTCTAGTTATAACTTCAGCCTAAATGGGTTGAGCGGATGTAGCccgaatgggtgtggctaaactgctgtagcctgaatgggtgtggctaaactgctgtagcctGA of the Salminus brasiliensis chromosome 25, fSalBra1.hap2, whole genome shotgun sequence genome contains:
- the LOC140548041 gene encoding T-cell immunomodulatory protein-like → MWPPCFSSILALFVGFFVHHGAFGLQDVTTDLFGAENEGTVAAFGDFNSDKQTDVFVIRKQSELLIFLADLKAPYFKPKVHLAKDVFPSDIIISSVVPGDYDGDSQMDVLLTGHPKGSDVQQTKVFIFWGNNQTLDQADRVDLNVTFTDQPLVMDFNGDMIPDVFGVVSGVTEVCYLRDRKPRCERALSSDVKIRVPHSNAFIDLNKDFTAGCGESQVSAHTVAETGQRFTHVTEFRWRNASAVPDTATAVRNNPLFENGE